The proteins below are encoded in one region of Arenibacter algicola:
- a CDS encoding SDR family NAD(P)-dependent oxidoreductase translates to MKEINLKGKKVLVTGGSMGIGAEICKQFASCGADVFINYFKNKEKAEILANEIREAHGVKVSCYGADVSNGAEVEKLFQQMDVDMGSIDVLVNNAGCEAVEHVLDMEESEWDRVLSVNLKGPFLCSQQAARRMENNGSGVIINISSIHDTVPRKGLIHYCSAKAGLKMFSKCLSLELADKGVRVVSVAPGAIETNMNREEIQKFGKDKFEQWIPQGRVGEVSDVANTVVFMASDLANYINGADIYIDGAYMNHTIQYDPRPKRENK, encoded by the coding sequence ATGAAAGAAATAAATCTAAAAGGTAAAAAGGTATTGGTGACTGGGGGAAGTATGGGGATTGGAGCGGAAATCTGCAAGCAATTTGCCAGCTGCGGTGCGGATGTTTTTATAAACTATTTTAAGAATAAAGAGAAGGCAGAGATTCTAGCCAATGAAATACGTGAAGCCCATGGGGTAAAAGTAAGCTGTTATGGGGCTGATGTATCCAATGGCGCTGAGGTAGAAAAATTGTTCCAACAAATGGACGTGGACATGGGTTCTATTGATGTTTTGGTAAATAATGCAGGTTGTGAGGCCGTAGAGCATGTTTTGGATATGGAAGAAAGCGAATGGGATAGGGTCCTTAGCGTTAATTTGAAAGGCCCTTTCCTATGCTCACAACAAGCTGCCCGGAGAATGGAAAACAATGGTAGCGGCGTAATTATCAATATCTCTTCCATACATGATACCGTACCCAGAAAAGGGTTAATACATTACTGTTCGGCCAAAGCAGGACTTAAAATGTTTTCTAAATGTTTGTCTTTGGAACTAGCGGACAAAGGGGTTAGGGTAGTCTCCGTTGCTCCAGGCGCTATTGAAACCAATATGAACAGGGAGGAGATCCAGAAATTTGGCAAGGACAAGTTTGAACAATGGATTCCACAGGGTCGTGTAGGAGAGGTATCTGACGTGGCCAATACCGTTGTTTTTATGGCCAGCGATTTGGCTAATTATATCAATGGAGCGGATATTTATATTGACGGGGCATATATGAACCATACAATACAATATGATCCCAGACCTAAAAGAGAAAACAAGTAA